Genomic segment of Aquarana catesbeiana isolate 2022-GZ linkage group LG02, ASM4218655v1, whole genome shotgun sequence:
CAGCTTTATTTCTCCTCAAGCCCACTGAAAATGTGGAAATTTCCAAAcagtctttaaagtgttactaatcccacaacagtaaaatcagtctgtatatacagtaaagcatgcttgtaatacttattgtggaacctaaggggttaaccctctgagttgtgtaaaaaggctgtttgatccagtcttttctgatcctccccttcttccactgtccccaatctatctcctgatggAACCAAggttaggggacaagctgcacacgctcagtttggtgtgtattgctagagtgtttgttttttcttgggagagtgcttgtgatcagcactgtccagacagagggtcaggggttctgcaacctcaaaggacagtcagagaatgaaaactcctcctacaagcttcaaccagacactgatagaagaagtcacaaggctgcactaaaaattgaaaaaaaaaaaaaaaaaaaaaaaaaggttttcagcagtttatattttataaaataattgcatttccatgttctgtgtactgtgggagaccagatatagtgaatacaggctcctgtgtttagtgacactttaagtcaaTGGGAATTAGAAAGCGTGTTACAAAAAGTATGTATTACAAAGCTATGAATTATATGACGTTATGCAAAATAATTTGGTAAGCTCACGGCTGCTGTGCCTAATGAGATaatggtggagaaaaaaaaaaaaaaggattagaaaTGTTGTTAGTAGAAATCAGAAAAGGCAGCAGAGGCTTCTAGCAGCCTTTATCTGTTGGCCACcttgctaacaaaaaaaaaaaaaaaaaaaaaaaaaaaaataaaaataaataaaaatgcaaagatgAATAAGCAGCCTGAGCTACTAATTCCAGAAATTACACAGTGGCAATCAAGATAAGGGTGCTTAGACAATAGCAgaagtggatttaaccctttcatgactaagcctatttttgaaatttggtgtttacaagttaaaatccgtattgtttgctagaaaattacttagaacccccaaacattatatatattttttagcagagaatctacagaataaaatggagattgttgcaatattttatatcacatggtatttgtgcagcggtgttttaaacgcaaattcttgggaaaagggacactttcatgaattttaaaaaatccacacagtaaagttaccccaatttttttgtataatgtgaaagatgatgttacgccgagtaaatagataccaaacatgtcacgctttataattgcacgcactcgtggaatggcgactaactatggtacctaagaatttccataggcaacgcttaaattttttttttacggttaccatgttagagttacagaggaggtctagtgctagaattaattctctcgctctgacgatcgccgcgatacctcacatgtgtgatttgaacaccgtttacatatgcgggcgcaacttccgtatgcgttttctttgctgcgcgagcttacgggggcactttaaaaaaaaatttttttttcttatacattttatttttataaattgtgtttaaaaaaaaaaaaaaaattttgatcacttttattgctgtcacaagggatgtaaacatcccttgtgacagtaataggtggtgacaggtactctttatggagggatcgggggtctaaaagacccccgatccctcctttgcacttcacagtattcagatcgccgaaaacggcgattctgaatactgtgtatctttttaaaaccggcggcattggcagccgagtaaacgggaagtgacgtcatgacgtcgcttccgcatttacaattagaaggctggaacgaagccgcccacagcttcgttccagcccgcccccagaggcagccgattggacatcGGGCCTCCTgatggcacgggaggcccggtaagagcggcgggagggggagtcccctcccgctccccggtataacagccgagtggcttttagccgcatcagttgttacactcggatagccgatcgcccgctgtaaacaacggtaccgggatgatgcctgcagctgtgggcatcaacccggtataaccccggaaagtcgagtacgcacatctgcgtacgctcggcgggaatgGGATAAGGCAGAAGCAGCCAATGCCACTTTATAACAAAATTGAACCAGGGATACATAGATAGAAGGTTGGGGCCTGGTGGAATTGGCAGTCAAGTTAAGGGTGCTCAGGTAACAGTTGAAGCATACAGTATATAAGGTGGATGCGTTGATTGCTTTTGTTGTAGGCCCCATTGAACCCAGAAGCTTTTCTGGTAACCAAGCCATCAATAACACATAAATTTGAGTTCGTTCCAACGTCATCATATGAATTTGAGAATTTCcaggttgggaaaaaaaaaagtctcttattTCCCCATAACCAGTTCTTGCAAACAGTGGTCTTACCCGAAAATTGATTTTAGCAGTTTTTGTTACTGAAGGTGCTGATGtggtttcctctgattggctggaCTCATCTGACGATGTCTCAGGTTTTAACTCCACGCTGTCGGCCTCTTCCTCTGCAACTGTATCTTCTTGTTTGTCTGTTGAACTTTCTTGATCTTCTTTAGATGGAAGATCACAATTAAAGTCTTCTGGTTTTTCCCACCTGGATTCTGCAGAAAATAAACCCCATTTAATTACTACAGTCGGGGCAATGAATAGGCTATGATTATTGGTAGAAGCCCATACCTCCCGTTTCAGTATTGTAGTAGTATGTATAACCCTCTTCAGATACACCTTCTACCCACACAGATTTGGATGCTtgctattaaaagaaaaaatatatatcatataagAAAAGCTCATACACGTACATATAAATGAGCATTAACTGATTTTGCCATACAAGGGTATTGCCAAATctgtaaaaatctcacacaaaaCAAACTATTAAAGGTTTTATAGGACTGTTGACCCTAAGGGTAATCTATTGCCATATAGAGCCAAGTTACTGGCAAAATAGGTCTACAGTTGGCTATATAAATAGCTATCTGAACAATGAATATAACCTTAAAAGGAAGCTTCTGATCACTTAACATGCACCTATTTTTTAGTGTGGAATGGTAGATGGAAGTAGTAGGTGGCAGTGATTGAAAGCTCTGGCTTATCTGACTTTATCTTGTCACTTGATGAATTTATAAAGGAGACCTGCATTTGTTTATGAAAGATTTATGTCACGTTAGTGCTTTTATGGCACTCCACTGACCTTATGGTTTCTAAAGTGCCACCAGCATGTCTCTACTGACTTCCTGACTATAAAGCTGATGCTCGTTTCCGGTCTCCTCTTGCTGCCCATGACACATGGTAGGCCGCCATCAACCAATCGTGCCTTTATTTTGCAGTTTCTGAACAGCTCTCAAAGCcaattaaaagcggagttccacccaaaaatggaagctctgcttatctgactcccaaccacccccccactgtgccacatttggcaggtacctgtccccacttccaagaGATCTTACTGTGGCGAGATCACTCgcaagttcggcccccctcctcctttccccactGCTGGACCATTCAAAAAGTGCAGCGCGAtttgcgcatgagcagtaggggaCCGGCTggaaagccacaaggcttcactgacgATTTCCCTTACagacaatggtggcggcagcacccaggaGCCAAcagaaacatcggctggggtgccaacatcgctggattccaggacaagcAAGTGCCCTaaaattataagtcagcagctatagtataaaatataaaaggtaCCTCTGTTTGCCTGAACCATTATGCTGTGGTCAGTGTAAGGCAGCCTTTTTGAACTCTACAGCATGCTGGTAGAGAAAAGCTGTGAGAGGAGACGTGCTCCCAATTCCCAACTGAACTGTACTTCACCAGTGATGGAGCTCATCCCACTGTTTAATACTCTCAGCAAAGTGAAAGCAAAgggagtgtgtgctgtgctctctgcctccctctacagtgcagtacccagccgTGCCAAGGACGGTACCATACTGCTACTTTTATAAGGGTCCTATACAGGTGTTTGTGTGTGTCTGTATGCATCTGTCTCAGTGCGTGTGCACTTGTgtttgtatacatgtgtgtgtgtttatatgtgtgtttgtgctaCTTTTAATCTGAATCCCCCTTCCTAAAccatcagaactgtttttttaggcttttcataaatcgcagcaaaaactaccgctcctctgaaaagcaatccatgttcagattgcttttcagaggcattggacaggcggtaaagaggcaatatgttgcctcctcagcaCTGGTTTTAACCCGCTAAATGTAGCATCACCACACCGCAACCACGTGCGATGCACACAGTTGCGAGATGGTTgaagtgcagccccattcacctggaGCTATACTTCCAGCTATGGCCACATCATGTTGTATACACCCCAAGCTGCTACCTTTGCGGCTAAAGGGGAAGCAGTTTGGGGGGGgcgggtggtaaaaacagctcaacTGCATGTTTTTACTACCTCCAAactcacatgtgaacaagcccttggttcacatccgTGCAGCACGTAGCACGTATAGGGCAGCCCATGCATTTCAATAAGTTGCCCTatctgcagaaatgcagggaaagaagcccCTGACCCATTTTTTTTTGATTGTGCTGCACCAGAAAAAACACCAAATAAGcgccaatgtgtggggtaccattaagaagtaatggcaacCTTAACCACTTTGGccccggaagatttcacctctttaatgaccatgccattttttacgatacagcactacgttgctttaactgacaattgcgcggtcgtgcgacactgtacccaaacaaatatgttcttttttttccccgacAAATAGAGAGTAAAaaacaaaatctaatttcttcataaatttaggccaatatgtattcttctacatatttttggtaaaaaaaaaaaaatcccaataagcgtatattgattggtttgcgtctacaaactatgggatagatttatggcatttttattttttactagtaaaaagCACAGCGGTAGTGGGTCGCCAGCGGCGCCCGTGTGTCCCAGACCCTGAGGCGaaagcaacgtacaggtatgttgttttgcgCAGCCGGACAGCCCTACTTTTCAAGGGTGCCCGACTGgaaaaaaggttgggaaacactgGTCTAAAGAAATTCTAAAGCCCATTCTCCATTTAATGTTATTGAAAATAATGGTGTCACCTCTCACCTCCTCAGACTTGTCCTCATTCTCTTGAAATCCATCTGGCGCCTCCCACTGAGTCTCtaggatacaaaaaaaaataaaagttcacctttcataacatgtttaCAGGCTACCACCATgttttcagggtgtaacatgttactgtagCACTGACCCCCCCATCGTGACAGGgagatctctctccccccccccgatcactgttataattttaaaaaaaatgcagccgGAGCAGcattattcattcacagagttctgtgaatgtgaaaactacaagtatcAATAGCCTTTGAAGCTGCCAGCTTGTAgtcctcaatgaactaccagggcgttGTTTAGCGCTCTGgtagtccattgattcttcctgtcagtgtgaagcaGCCTGCATGTACAATGTAtagggcagacagcttacactgacagtctgtaggagtccGGCATGGTGCTATGATTTCCAGGctcctataaaaaaaataatagtaaatatacattttttttacctgcaaaactaATGTGCACTTAGTCTATTTTTTTAAtagcgaacttatcctttaaaattttACAATGTTAAATCTATATAGTAAAACATGCAGTACCTCCAGACAACGTGTTGTAGTAGTATGGGTATCCTTCTGAAGAGTATGCCTTTGTCCACTTTTTTTTAGCATGGTGTTTTTCTAGAGTttctatttctttccttttttgttcATCGCGTGCTCTTCTCTCCTCAATTGTTGGACCTACAGGAGCTATAGGAGCTAGAGAAAAATGTTGGTTATCACTTCTATGTTTTACATTTAatgatagaaagaaaaaaaaaaaaaacaaaaaacaaaaaaacaaaacacacacaccatTGTCTTAATGTTCACCATACAACTATAAAacacattgtttaaccacttcagctcgggaaggtttcacccacttcctgaccaggccattttgtgcgatacagcactgcgtcgatttaaccgacaattgcgcggtcatgcgacgttgtaaccaaataaaattgttgttctttttttccaacaaatagagctttcttttggtggtattttattgcctctgcgctttttattttttgcgctataaacaaaaaagaccggacaatttaaaaaaaaataaataaaaaccatatttctttatcaatttaggccaatatgtattctacatatttttggttaaaataagcatatattgattggtttgcgcaaaagttatacaaacaTCTATAAACTACGAGATAGTTTTTTACTGGTTatcgcggcgatctgcgatttttagcgggactgcgaaattgcggcgggcaaatctgacactttttcggaatcagtgacaccaatacagtgatcagtgctataaaaatgcactgattactgtataaatgacactggcagggaaggggttaacaccaagggcgatcaaagggttaaatgttccatagggaggtgcttactaactgtgtggggcagtgtcacactgaaggatAAGAGATCTGTGATTCAGCTTAGCCGAATCACAAGATCTCTTTCCATTCAAGACAGATCCGCCGTTTGCCTTATTTACAGAGGCAGACCGCagatccgtctctcctgtgaagaTCAGCGAGTCGCGGCGGCCATCGTGCCCGCTGTGTCCAATAAAGCacgtgcacgaaatcacgtacaggtacgcgattttgcGCATCCGGGCCGCcctgtcgcagtaaatgtacgcggtacggtccggaagtggttaaacaatttgtTAAGCAACACCTTTTTACATTTTCCCCTAATTGTAAGTAGTACAATaaactgtacacaaatgaaaaatAACACGGAAGACCACAAAAAAATTAGCAAGGGCCTGTTCACAGCAGCTGCTGGTGTGTCGTAAGAAAGCTGCAGAGCTGATGCACTGAAAACATCGCATTGCACAGCAACCTTTTGTTTTTCcttaaactttattgaaatgtcacaaagtaACATGTCTCTCAGTTTTATCAGCCACAGAGCAGTGCTATGGGGTGGATTGTGTTGCATAACGCTGCCCTGAAACAAGGCATTGCATGCTGGTACTTTTTTTCCAGTACACACCACCGAATCTCAATTGTGTGAAAAGAGCTGACTGCAAACACTATAAATTGCCTTGTCTGGCATTGAGAATGTGCTGGGCAAGACTGCCTGACACAGTCCAAGCACACttagtgtgaacaggccctgaaTGAAAAGGAGAACCCTTAGGGATATAAATAAGcattaagtacagtgccttgaaaaagtattcatacctcttgaaattttccacattttgtcatgttacaaccaaaaacgtaaatgtattttattggtatattATGTGTTaatccaacacaaagtggcacataattgtgaagtggaaggaaagtgataaatgttttttaattttttttttacaaataaatatgtgaaaagtgtggcgtgcatttgtattcagccccctttactctgatacccctaactaaaatctagtggaacccattgccttcagaagtcacctaattagtaaatagagtccacctgtgtgtaatctaatctcagtataaatacagctgttctgtgaagccctcagaggtttgttagagaaccttagtgagcaaacagcatcatgaaggccaaataacacaccagacaggtcagggataaagttgtgaagaagtttaaagcaggattaggttataaaaaaaatatcccaagctttgaacatctcacagagcactgttcaatccatcatctgataatggaaagagtatggcacaactgcaaacctaccaagacatggccgtccatctaaactgacaggccaggcaaggagagtattaagaccccctttaatactggaggcgtttttcaggtgaaTTAGCGCgaaatatagcgcctgtaaagcgcctgaaaaatactTCATCTGcaatctcagtgtgaaagcccgagtgctttcacactgggacgctgtgctggcaggacgtcaaaaaaagttgtgcaagcagcttctttgaggtgctttaggagcgcagtatacactgctcctaaagcacccctgcccactgaaatcaacaaAGCCAGTGATCGCTGACAAATACAAAACTTTCATGGAATGGAGGCAGTGCAGAGTGAATGACACCCTGTGGTCAATGTGCTGGGGAGCAGCCGCTCGACATAGGACCCAGAAAATCGAGTCAGCAGTGAATGTCAGCTTTCACAGTATTCCCTCAGGTATAaggtatgcatacttacattggtccaggctgTGGTCACTATGCAGAAGGGCATCCGCTTGGCACTGGATCCAGAAGACTGCTGCCATCACTGTGgtggtgactactacagtgatttgcagcttacACAGGTATTGGTCAGATATGAGATGTGCACACTTACgttggtccaagttggaccaatgtacctATGCAAGAAAAATCATACCCAAATGTCAACTTTAACAGGGTTCATTTGGGCTTTAAGGGACCTTGTATGAACAATTATCACCAGGGGAGCAGGACATCCCGTCAATGTAGAACTGGTAGAAGTAAAATACTTGGGCTGCACATTTTCTGGATATCCTGGAAAATCATTGCATCCATAGTACCTGGTTTTGTGCCCTCAAGTCTCTTCAGATCTTCTTCATATGCCTTTAATGCTGCTTCTTCCATGGCAGCAAATTCCTTTGACATCTTTtcagcctccttggctttggccatacttttttGTTTAATCTGCAAGAGAACAGTTAAGCTACAGAAGTGTACTCAGAACGTCTTCTAAGTACAGCAATACCAATCAAAACCAAAACCAAGACCTGCACAACCCTGCATATGGCTGAAACTGGGGCAATAGATATAGCAAGGGGGTCAGATCACATCAGATGGACAGTTTTCTGATATGTATGGCCATATAGTTGATAATTCTGCATTGTTAAAATCCACAGTCTGGCCACTAGAAATTACAACTGATAAGCTTATTGAAAATACATAAATGTAGCATACGTTATGTCCCTCTGTTAGAAGGCAATACATTGTACTGGACTCAAGCACTTTACCTCACTGATTTTCTTGACAACATTTTCTTTATGGTTTTTTCCCCGCTCGTGGAAGTCAatactctaaaaaaaataaaaaaaaagttatataaatgtaatttaaaaactcTCCAACATTTCTACTTTAACCATGTTTTTACAAATGAGACCCATCACAGGACAACTCAACACACATCAAGCCAGGGAgctctcaaaaatatatatatatttttttaaatacttccactgtattgtaaaaaacacacaacatggTGGATGTCCATTTCTGGAGTGCTGGTTACAAAATGTATGTACAGAAATAGCCCTGGGGTAAAGTGCACCATTTAATGGCTGTAAACTGAGCTGTCCAAGGTTGGCCCAGTTTAGAAACACTAAGTACAGAGCTGATCCAAATGGCTCTGTACCACGATTGTTGCGATGACATTGTAGTGTTTATATCTGTGAGCCCTCCCCTTCCTCTTGACACAGAAAAGGGAAATGTTTTGAACCCtttcacctccccctcctctcctgtacatctgaTCTACATCCAGTCTCTATGCAACCGTATATTAACCCCTTTCACTTCCCTCATCATGGACAActgaacattaaccccttcatctccatcctccAACTGTATGCAACctatatattaaccccttcaccacctcctTATTCTGTGAATGACTAACAAtaccaagctccatgttttaacTCCCTCAAGTTTATTCATTTCCAAAAGATTGTGACAAATAATAagatcaccttggggtgtctacttttcagaATTTTTAGTCTTTTCCCTtctacagttaaaaaaataaataaataaaaaaaaactggggttattaaccacttcagccccggaaggatttgcccccttaacgaccagaccatttttttgcgatgcggcactgcatcgctttaactgacaattgcgcggtcgtgcgacgttgtacccaaacaaagttgacatccttttttctctaccaatagagctttcttttggtggtatttgatcacctctgcggttattattttttgcgctataaacaataaaagagcgacaatttggaaaaaaaaaaaagcaatatttttaacttttaggGGATACAGGCAGTCCGAGTTACGAacaggttagggactgcctgtttgttcttaagtcggatttgttcgtaacTCAGAAGCGCATGCACAGAACGGCGGAGACaccgttttccgatgttttccgtccttgttttccgatgttttccaatgTGCCCGCCGACGGCGCCTCCCGTTGGTAAgtaagtcggaggttcgtaactcggggacctcctgtatatttatggtatttttttttgaattactagtaatggcagcgatctgtgttttttattgggactgcgacatttcggtggacagatcggacacttttgacacatttttggaaccactgtcatttatacagcgatcagagctaaaaaatacccaccgattactgtataaatgtcactggcagggaagggcttaacacaagggggcgatcaaggggttaaatgtgtgtcctagggagtgattctaactggggggtggggggggggtggaactgcctgaaggaggagacatatcgcttttcatacttagtatgaacaactgatgtctcctcacccctgacagaacggagatctgcctgtttacattgacagatctccgttctgtgtctctcaggagcgattgcgggtgcccagcgAACATCGTGgcccctagtggtcttaaaacggccgacgtacacctatggcgatttgcccaggagaaccaacctgccgcagtataactgcggcggctggttgttTAGTGTTTAACCAGTTTCCACCTGGCCTATAGTCCAATGACAGCTGGGAGGGACATGTGTCGGTCCGGGTGGAGGTCATATGACTTCCTCCTAGAATGGGCCACGCTGCAGAAGATCTGTTACccactgtgtccactgacacctgccTGGTACCTGATCCGATAGAATCCCCTGAAAACAAACTTATGGCGATACATTCGCCATCCGTCCAGCaggtcggatgaaaacggacaggatgTTCGTTTTCAtccaatttccccatagaggagagcggggctctgacaggtccgtctccgctcagtGAGCTAGCGGAGTCCGTCAAAACTGATCTGCCCCGCATGAAACAGGCCTTACTTTCCTACAaattaaataataaacactgatttggtttattttagttaaagaaatgtagcaggatagattttggcctaaatttatgaagaacaatgaTTTATTTGCAAAAGGTTTCTAACAGAAACCAGGAAAAACTTGTTATTTTCCCCAAAATttggtgaaaattggcctgggcaggaagggttgaaaatgccaggtattgaagtggttaaacaccaccaaaagaaggcaCTGTCTCACAAATGATaaaatgggtacaatgttgcatgatggAAAAAGTTTTCATCCAAGCTATCAGATCGCTTCAAATTGAAAATAGGACTGGTAAAGAAGGGGTTTTACAGGGTAGCACTAAAGTGAATACTACTACTAAAAAGTAAGGCATACCGGCTTATTGTCAGCAATCCAACACTTGCAATATATGCAAAATTTCTTAGGCTGAGATTTCCAGTAGTCTGCCCTGCAAAAGAAGCACTGCATGTTAAATCAGACCTACGGGCAAAATCCAACATGGCATACTGTATGTGAAGCAGTttgtcactagcattaacacagcCTTCTCCTCTGTAATACAGCTTTAATACCTGTAAATCCTGTCAAAGCCATTATGTTTCTTCCCCTTTACAAAGTACATACATTATTTAATAATGCTTAGGATTAACCTAAAAAAGGAACACTTACAAATGTACAGCCCTATGGCCGCcaaattttgttttttcaattttacagttgtgctcataagtttacataccctggcagaatttatgttttttttggccatttttcagagaatatgaatgagaacacaaaaacttttctttcactcatggttagtgtttggctgaagccatttattatcagtcaaccgtgtttactctttttaaaatcataatcacaacagaaactacccaaatgaccctgatcaaaagtttacgtaccccaattcttaatatcgtgtatttccccctttaacatcaatgacagcttgaagtcttttgtggtatttgtggatgaggccctttCTCTTCTCCGATGgtgaagctgcccattcctcttggcaaaaagcctctagttcctgtaaattcttgggctgtcttgcaccttgaggcgattcagttcgcaattgcagcgctttacaaatcattcattcattcattcattcattcttgcatgaactgcacgtttgagatctccccagaatggctcaatgatattgaggtcaggagacggagatggccactccagaaccttcacttttatTGTGCTATAGCctatgacaggtcaacttggccttgtgttttggatcattgtcacgttggaatgtccaagtacgtccatgcccacctccatgtttcacagtaggaatggtgtacctttcattataggtcttgttgactcctctccaaatgtagcgtttatggttgtggccaaaaagctcaattttagtctcatcactccaaatgactttgtgccagaaggtttgaggcttgtctctgtgctgtttggcgtattgtaagcgggatactttgtgacatt
This window contains:
- the WBP4 gene encoding WW domain-binding protein 4 yields the protein MADYWKSQPKKFCIYCKCWIADNKPSIDFHERGKNHKENVVKKISEIKQKSMAKAKEAEKMSKEFAAMEEAALKAYEEDLKRLEGTKPAPIAPVGPTIEERRARDEQKRKEIETLEKHHAKKKWTKAYSSEGYPYYYNTLSGETQWEAPDGFQENEDKSEEQASKSVWVEGVSEEGYTYYYNTETGESRWEKPEDFNCDLPSKEDQESSTDKQEDTVAEEEADSVELKPETSSDESSQSEETTSAPSVTKTAKINFRSKKDKKKEDEAPELDSKEEDNEVKQDTKEDDSPQELPRQRPKKANPYGSWEEVKQEEDPYENVDLELPNVEYDEPQASVPDLPQEPKVNFKEKTITSLGDTVAGASVFKKRKLENVKSRNIRQRLTDQ